The following coding sequences are from one Thermostaphylospora chromogena window:
- a CDS encoding WXG100 family type VII secretion target has translation MTTRPLWSGGLDTTSGVTVAQVSEKDLNEAIQWIGESAERIRGIQRTLDTANTDLNVSWQGDSRRAFIRVHQIWHERIDKILQTLIDLSESIRQANTNYRAFNEQAVQEISRIEQLLNAGMPSSMR, from the coding sequence GTGACCACCCGACCGCTGTGGTCCGGGGGACTCGACACGACCAGTGGAGTGACCGTGGCACAAGTAAGCGAGAAGGATCTCAACGAGGCCATCCAGTGGATCGGTGAGTCGGCCGAGCGGATCCGGGGGATCCAGCGGACGCTCGACACCGCGAACACGGATCTGAATGTCAGCTGGCAGGGTGACTCGCGAAGGGCCTTCATCCGGGTCCACCAGATCTGGCACGAGCGCATCGACAAGATCCTCCAGACCCTGATCGACCTCTCCGAGAGCATCCGGCAGGCCAACACGAACTACCGGGCCTTCAACGAGCAGGCCGTCCAGGAGATCAGCAGGATCGAGCAGCTCCTCAACGCCGGCATGCCCAGCAGCATGAGGTAG
- a CDS encoding YbaB/EbfC family nucleoid-associated protein, with amino-acid sequence MKPFEHIHRFTETGEGDLSALLRESDRWIVDLARTLQEVGEETVEGMDSSGQVVAKVSGSGRLLKLDIKPRAVRDMDHVAMAEAAMEAIAAARQASAERLADALKELTGPAGTAASAADPLEPYIRAVLREG; translated from the coding sequence GTGAAGCCCTTCGAGCACATCCACAGGTTCACCGAGACGGGAGAGGGCGACCTGTCCGCCCTGCTTCGGGAATCCGACCGCTGGATCGTCGATCTGGCGCGGACCTTACAGGAGGTCGGCGAGGAGACCGTGGAGGGAATGGACTCCTCCGGGCAGGTGGTCGCCAAGGTCTCCGGATCGGGCCGCCTGCTCAAGCTCGACATCAAGCCGCGGGCGGTACGCGACATGGACCACGTCGCCATGGCCGAGGCCGCCATGGAGGCCATCGCCGCGGCCCGGCAGGCGTCGGCCGAGCGGCTGGCCGACGCTTTGAAGGAGCTGACCGGTCCGGCGGGCACGGCCGCGTCGGCGGCCGACCCGCTCGAGCCGTACATCCGCGCCGTGCTGCGCGAGGGCTGA
- a CDS encoding WXG100 family type VII secretion target → MATRQHEIRQPIDTSFGGFGNLETLAEALKDTNPQLLRNAAAEFDSVREKLKNLYDTLERELPNLERDWSQGGDATQVREQLTKLKTSTYEVMEAIKPPELPPNVPVYRPGGISAALRSYAMVLEYARGDNVPDAVTDDTSALESGAQGAAVGAAAGAFIGSFFAGVGAVPGSVIGGLIGGVVGGVGAILGDIGINLWGESKEEANLRMAQEHLQNMTNAAAVANDNFPLSYTTDIPMFDINPPTFDPTLPPGGRMPDVSPLNNINMPFKPVGLDDRGGLDADGLDGLNPNGIGDLNGLNPDGLNPDGLNPDGLNPDGLGTGLGTDGLGGLDPNGLGDLNGPGTDGLPATTLPVIDGNGPGTGNLDTSLAAFNPNGLNGLNNNYGTVLGGNGLHGPNGLYGPNGGGSNGIGLGAAGAGLGAGARGLGAGMNGTMPMAPLAGRGGRKGEEEERERTTWLLEDDEVFTSDEPVTSHRIEHATPKIKRGRS, encoded by the coding sequence ATGGCCACGAGGCAACACGAGATCCGGCAGCCGATCGACACCTCCTTCGGCGGATTCGGCAACCTGGAGACACTCGCCGAGGCGCTGAAAGACACCAATCCCCAACTGCTCAGGAACGCGGCTGCCGAGTTCGATTCGGTCCGGGAGAAGCTGAAGAACCTCTACGACACCCTGGAACGGGAACTGCCCAACCTGGAGCGCGACTGGAGCCAGGGAGGGGACGCCACCCAGGTTCGAGAGCAGCTGACCAAGCTCAAGACGTCCACCTACGAGGTGATGGAGGCCATCAAGCCTCCCGAGCTTCCCCCTAACGTGCCCGTGTACCGCCCCGGGGGCATATCGGCCGCCCTGCGCTCCTACGCCATGGTGTTGGAGTACGCACGGGGCGACAATGTGCCGGATGCCGTGACGGACGACACGAGCGCTCTGGAGTCAGGGGCTCAGGGCGCTGCGGTGGGCGCCGCAGCAGGAGCGTTCATCGGCTCCTTCTTCGCAGGGGTGGGCGCCGTTCCGGGGTCGGTGATCGGCGGTCTCATCGGCGGTGTGGTAGGTGGCGTGGGGGCGATCCTGGGGGACATCGGTATCAACCTCTGGGGCGAGTCCAAGGAGGAGGCGAACCTCCGGATGGCCCAGGAGCACCTCCAGAACATGACCAACGCTGCGGCTGTGGCCAATGACAATTTCCCGCTCTCCTATACCACGGACATCCCCATGTTCGACATAAATCCCCCCACCTTCGACCCCACTCTGCCCCCCGGGGGGAGGATGCCGGACGTTTCACCACTCAACAACATCAACATGCCGTTCAAGCCGGTCGGGCTCGACGACCGCGGCGGCCTGGACGCCGACGGCCTCGACGGCTTGAACCCGAACGGAATCGGCGATCTCAACGGCCTGAACCCGGACGGCCTGAACCCGGACGGCCTGAACCCGGACGGCCTGAACCCGGACGGTCTAGGAACCGGTCTGGGCACGGACGGCCTCGGAGGCCTGGACCCGAACGGACTCGGCGATCTCAACGGTCCGGGCACCGATGGCCTGCCCGCCACGACCCTTCCCGTCATCGATGGAAACGGACCCGGTACCGGGAACCTGGACACCTCGCTGGCCGCGTTCAACCCCAACGGCCTGAACGGATTGAACAACAACTACGGCACCGTTCTCGGCGGCAACGGCCTTCACGGCCCCAACGGCCTTTACGGGCCTAACGGCGGCGGCTCCAACGGTATCGGTCTGGGCGCGGCCGGTGCCGGACTCGGCGCGGGCGCACGCGGTCTCGGCGCGGGCATGAACGGGACGATGCCCATGGCCCCCCTCGCCGGTAGGGGCGGCAGAAAGGGCGAGGAAGAGGAGCGGGAGCGGACCACCTGGCTGCTGGAGGATGACGAGGTCTTCACCAGTGACGAGCCGGTGACCAGCCACCGTATCGAGCACGCCACGCCCAAGATCAAAAGGGGAAGGTCATGA
- a CDS encoding YbaB/EbfC family nucleoid-associated protein, whose amino-acid sequence MSTDFDVEGFMRNAEEFSRKAEEMQKKLDTIVGWAQDEDNLVTVEYTSQGLRELQIHPKAMRMSSGELAELIKEVIQEAVDDLQQRMSEVMSEVFGEEDNPMRLVQNPDLAMEKIKESEEAYNRVFNDVMGELDRIASRLKS is encoded by the coding sequence ATGAGCACGGACTTCGACGTCGAGGGCTTCATGCGCAACGCGGAGGAGTTCTCGCGGAAGGCCGAAGAGATGCAGAAGAAGCTCGACACGATCGTCGGATGGGCCCAGGACGAAGACAACCTGGTGACCGTGGAGTACACCTCTCAAGGTCTGCGCGAGCTGCAGATCCATCCTAAGGCGATGCGCATGAGCTCCGGCGAGCTGGCCGAGCTCATCAAAGAGGTGATCCAGGAGGCGGTGGACGACCTGCAGCAGCGCATGAGCGAGGTCATGAGCGAGGTGTTCGGGGAGGAGGACAACCCGATGCGGCTCGTGCAGAACCCCGATCTGGCCATGGAGAAGATAAAGGAGTCGGAGGAGGCCTACAACCGCGTCTTCAACGACGTGATGGGCGAGCTGGACCGCATCGCCAGTCGCCTCAAGAGCTGA
- a CDS encoding WXG100 family type VII secretion target — protein sequence MGSGWKPIKIYKTLDGVGIGKPTREQVESMLNSTDPDAVESAGRSLVKAAELLNGTGQDAGLRGALRKAAEDLAEAWSGPAAAKAQEALRSLYATTDSLGEAMRATGEPLQEYAGRLRHYRANMPGQSTSNSDARPGEPAPSPGPPPVTDEHFQEHLRRLNSEVIGLNARLPDGVAYDLPQIGSYAIELPDAPPIDTGSDPDLPVTVDDVAWSGSASATYTGGTGPYGTAGPEGDPSTLTPPGEGGNSDAPGIDIGENGEVPSVIGDDTRLSGTPVVPTGPSIVPPVLTTAPTSPTPTVTPPLMANVLPPTGVIGAENRNEGKDTHSRNAEYRNTEHQDADLPTLGITQDVGSTGTGNTETGIPRGNWTGFGGPRTGYGSGGDNVTAPPLIGAGRETGGEIRPFPFMPMMGGMGAGGAGGGGGGEHDRTFFHSEPEAWRFSDSEAGSGRIG from the coding sequence ATGGGATCCGGTTGGAAGCCGATCAAGATCTACAAGACGCTGGACGGCGTCGGCATCGGTAAGCCCACCCGGGAACAGGTCGAATCAATGCTGAACAGCACCGATCCCGACGCGGTCGAAAGTGCGGGACGGTCGCTCGTGAAAGCAGCCGAACTGCTCAACGGGACGGGCCAGGACGCCGGTCTCCGCGGTGCGCTGCGCAAGGCCGCCGAGGATCTCGCTGAGGCGTGGAGCGGACCGGCGGCGGCCAAGGCCCAGGAAGCGCTGCGCAGCCTGTACGCGACGACGGATTCCCTCGGCGAGGCGATGCGGGCCACCGGAGAGCCTCTGCAGGAATACGCCGGCCGCCTGCGGCACTACCGTGCCAACATGCCCGGCCAGTCCACGTCGAACAGCGACGCTCGGCCCGGAGAACCGGCGCCGAGCCCGGGCCCTCCGCCGGTCACCGACGAGCACTTCCAGGAGCACCTGAGGCGGCTCAACTCCGAGGTCATCGGCCTCAACGCCCGGCTGCCCGATGGCGTGGCCTACGACCTGCCGCAGATCGGCTCCTACGCCATCGAGCTGCCGGACGCCCCGCCGATCGACACCGGCTCCGACCCGGATCTGCCCGTGACCGTCGACGACGTGGCCTGGAGCGGCTCCGCCTCGGCGACATACACCGGCGGCACCGGGCCGTACGGCACGGCGGGCCCGGAGGGCGACCCGTCCACGCTCACCCCGCCCGGTGAAGGCGGGAACTCCGATGCGCCCGGCATAGACATAGGAGAGAACGGGGAGGTCCCGTCGGTCATCGGTGACGACACCCGCCTCTCCGGTACCCCGGTCGTGCCCACCGGCCCGTCCATCGTGCCCCCGGTGCTGACCACGGCACCGACCTCTCCGACGCCGACCGTGACGCCCCCGCTGATGGCCAACGTCCTGCCGCCCACGGGAGTCATCGGCGCAGAGAACAGGAACGAGGGCAAGGACACCCACAGCAGGAACGCGGAGTACAGGAACACCGAACACCAGGACGCCGACCTCCCCACGCTCGGCATCACGCAGGACGTGGGCAGCACGGGGACCGGCAACACCGAGACCGGTATCCCGCGGGGAAACTGGACCGGCTTCGGCGGTCCGCGCACCGGGTACGGCTCAGGCGGCGACAACGTCACCGCACCACCGCTGATCGGAGCCGGGCGGGAGACGGGCGGCGAGATCCGGCCGTTCCCCTTCATGCCGATGATGGGCGGCATGGGAGCCGGTGGAGCCGGAGGGGGCGGCGGCGGCGAGCACGACCGCACGTTCTTCCACTCCGAGCCGGAGGCGTGGCGGTTCTCCGACTCCGAGGCAGGTTCCGGCCGGATCGGCTGA
- a CDS encoding WXG100 family type VII secretion target, producing the protein MSNDDERGFWDGVGARWKFITAAAMVGTASYWIPTLRPIPGFIALMAGDPEAMRSAARQWAPSSNDDGDGNGEIAAIRATLGNRTENINDYWGGSSQTTFVSQVDTYRRQLEEFDNQRTNMSSALHGSANLYDGVAGFCMAIGGMALALKAASLLARTPKGAFLQVALNEIGVAASKAVERVAGMQTKFVLKASGVLALLATGYGSFSSRLPGMDQAITFQDPQFTSARIAYNDGTGVTPEPPDMSDFEPPSTFHFKI; encoded by the coding sequence GTGTCGAACGACGACGAGAGAGGCTTCTGGGACGGGGTAGGCGCGCGCTGGAAGTTCATAACGGCAGCGGCCATGGTCGGGACGGCTTCGTACTGGATTCCTACGCTCCGCCCCATCCCGGGGTTCATAGCGCTGATGGCCGGTGATCCAGAGGCGATGCGCAGCGCAGCCCGCCAGTGGGCCCCCTCATCGAATGACGATGGAGACGGTAACGGAGAGATTGCGGCCATTCGTGCCACGCTGGGGAATAGAACAGAAAACATCAACGACTACTGGGGTGGCAGCTCTCAAACGACTTTTGTGAGTCAAGTCGATACCTACCGTAGACAACTGGAGGAATTTGATAATCAGCGCACCAATATGTCGTCGGCGCTGCACGGATCGGCGAACCTCTACGACGGCGTGGCCGGTTTCTGCATGGCGATCGGCGGGATGGCCCTGGCGCTGAAGGCGGCTTCCTTGCTCGCGAGGACCCCGAAGGGGGCGTTCCTCCAGGTGGCCTTGAACGAAATCGGTGTAGCGGCTTCGAAAGCGGTCGAACGCGTAGCCGGGATGCAGACGAAATTCGTGCTCAAGGCGAGCGGTGTGCTGGCCCTCCTTGCTACGGGTTACGGCTCCTTCTCCAGTAGGCTACCCGGAATGGATCAGGCGATCACCTTCCAAGATCCTCAGTTCACCAGTGCCCGGATCGCCTACAACGACGGCACCGGTGTGACGCCAGAGCCGCCTGACATGTCGGACTTCGAACCTCCGTCGACGTTCCACTTCAAGATTTAG
- a CDS encoding type VII secretion target codes for MGGSNGGGVFNLSPQSMLTMRMEAGFHMKPGRVRDLAEELGNSGGSIQSVRNAIEGASMPTYAFGIIGAGLQGAYSEVQKKAAEALKDAEGVLTNWKDNLTRAADSVERAEEESSPDPTNTPPFDPSKLGGGGMPKFDPSGFDPNGLNPGGLDPNGLDPNGLDPNGLDPNGLDPNGLDPNGLDPNGLDPNGLDPNGLDPNGLDPNGLDPNGLDPNGLDPNGLDPNGLKPNGLDPNLSGVGDPTNTSLANAAPTDLRSLVDPRLVDPNALGNTGTGLRNSIGTPMGGGSGGGIGGPGGGLGGLGNAARGLGANGMPFMPFAPMGGASAGGDKDRERERGASLSEDESTWLGDEEVAPPVIGMEEDR; via the coding sequence GTGGGCGGTAGCAACGGGGGTGGCGTCTTCAACCTCTCGCCGCAATCGATGCTCACCATGCGTATGGAGGCCGGCTTCCACATGAAGCCCGGGAGGGTCCGGGATCTGGCCGAAGAGCTCGGGAACAGTGGTGGAAGCATCCAGTCCGTGCGGAACGCGATCGAGGGTGCCAGCATGCCGACGTACGCGTTCGGCATCATCGGTGCGGGTCTGCAAGGGGCGTACAGCGAGGTCCAGAAGAAGGCCGCGGAGGCGCTCAAGGACGCTGAAGGCGTACTGACCAACTGGAAAGACAACCTGACCAGGGCGGCGGACAGCGTCGAACGCGCCGAGGAAGAGAGTTCTCCTGACCCGACCAATACGCCACCGTTCGACCCCAGCAAGCTGGGCGGCGGTGGCATGCCCAAATTCGACCCGAGCGGCTTTGATCCCAATGGGCTGAACCCGGGTGGTTTGGATCCCAATGGGTTGGATCCGAACGGGCTGGATCCCAACGGGTTGGATCCGAACGGGCTGGATCCCAATGGGCTGGATCCGAACGGGCTGGATCCGAACGGGCTGGATCCCAATGGGCTGGATCCGAACGGGCTGGATCCCAACGGGTTGGATCCGAACGGGCTGGATCCCAACGGGTTGGATCCGAACGGGCTGGATCCCAACGGGTTGGACCCGAACGGATTGAAGCCCAACGGACTCGACCCGAACCTCAGCGGCGTGGGCGATCCCACCAACACCTCCCTGGCCAACGCCGCCCCCACCGATCTGCGTTCACTTGTCGATCCGCGATTGGTCGACCCGAACGCCTTGGGGAACACCGGAACGGGATTGCGCAACAGCATCGGCACCCCGATGGGCGGCGGCTCGGGCGGCGGGATTGGCGGCCCGGGCGGCGGACTCGGTGGCCTGGGCAACGCCGCGCGCGGTCTCGGTGCCAACGGAATGCCGTTCATGCCCTTCGCCCCCATGGGTGGTGCCAGTGCCGGGGGAGACAAGGACCGCGAGCGTGAGCGCGGCGCGTCGCTGTCGGAGGACGAGAGCACCTGGCTCGGTGATGAGGAGGTCGCTCCGCCGGTCATCGGCATGGAGGAGGATCGGTAG
- a CDS encoding WXG100 family type VII secretion target produces the protein MSDGFDFDVTKVNFTGLDAGESAFQNAFNNLVTELENLENKLNTKTALWEGSAKTAYEAARRTWQEEANDLAAMVEMMAKNINITNMNMQEVERINTQLFGG, from the coding sequence ATGTCGGACGGCTTCGACTTCGATGTGACCAAGGTCAATTTCACCGGCCTCGACGCCGGTGAGAGCGCCTTCCAGAACGCGTTCAACAATCTGGTCACCGAACTGGAGAACTTGGAGAACAAGCTCAACACCAAGACCGCCCTGTGGGAGGGCTCGGCCAAGACGGCTTACGAGGCCGCCCGCCGGACGTGGCAGGAGGAAGCGAACGACCTGGCCGCGATGGTGGAGATGATGGCCAAGAACATCAACATCACCAACATGAACATGCAGGAGGTCGAGCGCATCAACACGCAGCTGTTCGGCGGCTGA